The following proteins are co-located in the Microbacterium sp. SORGH_AS_0888 genome:
- a CDS encoding GNAT family N-acetyltransferase produces MVRTRLASVEDPDAHALLAEYFAIRAATFPGGDYRTVFPDPAAFAPGSGVFLLLDGDHDEAAGCGGIRRLSDRRYEVKHLYVRPAGRGRGWGRLILEELEQHARDAGAAELVLDTHHTLEAAASLYTRSGFESIEPYNENPNATRWYRKAL; encoded by the coding sequence ATGGTCCGCACGCGCCTCGCCTCGGTCGAAGATCCCGACGCGCACGCCCTGCTGGCGGAGTACTTCGCCATCCGCGCCGCCACCTTCCCCGGCGGCGACTACCGGACGGTCTTCCCCGATCCCGCGGCGTTCGCCCCCGGATCGGGCGTCTTCCTGCTGCTCGACGGCGATCACGACGAGGCGGCGGGATGCGGCGGCATCCGCCGGCTCTCCGACCGGCGCTACGAGGTGAAGCACCTGTACGTGCGGCCGGCCGGGCGCGGTCGCGGCTGGGGCCGGCTGATCCTCGAGGAGCTGGAGCAGCACGCGCGGGATGCCGGGGCGGCCGAGCTCGTGCTCGACACCCACCACACGCTCGAGGCCGCGGCGTCCCTCTACACGCGTTCGGGGTTCGAGTCGATCGAGCCCTACAACGAGAACCCGAACGCGACACGCTGGTACCGCAAGGCCCTGTGA
- a CDS encoding histidine phosphatase family protein: MTHYLYLVRHGEHQDAEHGLTDGPLSARGRRQAEAIADRLSGVPIDAVWHSPLVRAAETARAVAERLPSLCPEPSSLLFDCIPTGMTPETPAVFEPFFGAVTEAEIEAGRAQMADALAAFLVRKQGDVHDLLITHNFVISWFVREVLEAPEWRWMTLNQAHCGLTVLAQKPGRPWTMVSHNDLAHLPFELRTGLPELPPV, encoded by the coding sequence GTGACGCATTATCTGTATCTGGTGCGTCACGGCGAGCATCAGGATGCCGAGCACGGCCTCACCGACGGCCCCCTGTCCGCCCGGGGTCGCCGTCAGGCCGAGGCGATCGCCGATCGCCTGTCCGGAGTCCCGATCGACGCCGTCTGGCACTCTCCGCTCGTCCGGGCGGCCGAGACCGCGCGGGCCGTCGCCGAACGTCTTCCTTCCCTGTGCCCGGAGCCGTCGTCGCTGCTGTTCGACTGCATCCCCACCGGGATGACCCCGGAGACGCCCGCCGTCTTCGAGCCCTTCTTCGGCGCCGTCACCGAGGCCGAGATCGAGGCCGGCCGAGCGCAGATGGCCGATGCGCTCGCGGCGTTCCTCGTGCGCAAGCAGGGCGACGTCCACGACCTGCTCATCACCCACAACTTCGTGATCTCGTGGTTCGTCCGCGAGGTCCTCGAGGCGCCCGAGTGGCGATGGATGACGCTCAACCAGGCGCACTGCGGCCTCACCGTCCTGGCGCAGAAGCCGGGACGTCCCTGGACGATGGTCTCGCACAACGACCTCGCGCACCTGCCGTTCGAGCTGCGCACCGGCCTCCCCGAGCTCCCGCCGGTCTGA
- a CDS encoding OsmC family peroxiredoxin yields the protein MSVTSEATTTWSGSLTDGSGEIALESSNQGPFAVNWKARSEGSDAVTTPEELIAAAHSSCFSMAFSHALTENGTPPQSIETTASVTFVPGTGITGSHLNVNAVVPGLSAEDFDRLAAEAKAGCPVSQALSGIEITLEATLA from the coding sequence ATGAGCGTTACCAGCGAAGCGACCACCACCTGGTCCGGCAGCCTCACCGACGGTTCGGGCGAGATCGCCCTCGAGAGCTCGAACCAGGGGCCGTTCGCGGTCAACTGGAAGGCACGCAGCGAGGGGTCGGATGCGGTCACCACGCCCGAGGAGCTGATCGCCGCCGCGCACTCGTCCTGCTTCAGCATGGCCTTCTCGCACGCGCTCACCGAGAACGGGACGCCGCCGCAGAGCATCGAGACGACCGCGTCCGTCACCTTCGTCCCCGGCACCGGCATCACCGGCAGCCACCTCAACGTCAACGCCGTCGTGCCCGGGCTCTCGGCCGAGGACTTCGACCGTCTTGCCGCCGAGGCGAAGGCCGGCTGCCCGGTCTCGCAGGCGCTGAGCGGCATCGAGATCACGCTCGAGGCGACGCTTGCCTGA
- a CDS encoding cation:dicarboxylate symporter family transporter: protein MALPHPRTTNLRAPGRHGPGSWDKHTWLYVAVIIAVVVGAIVGLVAPQAGVALKPLGTGFVELIKMMIAPIIFCTIVVGVGSIAKAATVGKIGGLALVYFLAMSTFALAIGLVVGNLIHPGEGLNMTGATYEATGEATDTVEFVLGIIPTTLFSAFTGESVLQVLFIALLVGFALQGLGAKGAPIMSAIKSLQMLVFRILGMILWLAPIGAFGAIAAVVGSTGAKAILSLGILMVAFYITCAVFVFGVLGTLLYAVTRVNIFRLIGYLAREYLLIVGTSSSESALPRLIAKLEHLGVSKPVVGITVPTGYSFNLDGTAIYLTMASLFIASGMGQPMSIPEQIGLLVFMIIASKGAAGVTGAGLATLAAGLQTARPDLVGGVGVIVGIDRFMSEGRAVTNFTGNAVATVLIGTWTRQFDRERAREVLAGRLPFDESSLDGVDDHHGESPRPVTGAGEAAPAARNAA from the coding sequence ATGGCTCTTCCCCACCCCCGGACCACGAATCTCCGAGCTCCCGGACGCCACGGCCCCGGCTCCTGGGACAAGCACACCTGGCTGTACGTCGCGGTCATCATCGCGGTCGTCGTCGGCGCCATCGTCGGGCTCGTCGCCCCGCAGGCGGGCGTCGCGCTGAAACCGCTCGGCACGGGCTTCGTCGAGCTCATCAAGATGATGATCGCGCCCATCATCTTCTGCACGATCGTGGTGGGCGTCGGCTCGATCGCCAAGGCCGCGACGGTCGGCAAGATCGGCGGCCTCGCGCTCGTGTACTTCCTCGCGATGTCGACCTTCGCGCTCGCCATCGGACTCGTGGTCGGCAACCTCATCCACCCGGGCGAGGGTCTGAACATGACGGGCGCGACCTACGAGGCGACGGGCGAGGCCACGGACACGGTCGAGTTCGTGCTCGGCATCATCCCCACGACGCTGTTCTCCGCCTTCACCGGCGAGAGCGTGCTGCAGGTGCTCTTCATCGCGCTGCTGGTCGGCTTCGCGCTGCAGGGGCTCGGTGCCAAGGGCGCGCCGATCATGAGCGCGATCAAGAGCCTGCAGATGCTGGTGTTCCGCATCCTCGGGATGATCCTGTGGCTCGCCCCGATCGGAGCCTTCGGCGCGATCGCGGCGGTCGTCGGCTCGACCGGCGCGAAGGCGATCCTCAGCCTGGGCATCCTCATGGTCGCGTTCTACATCACGTGCGCGGTGTTCGTCTTCGGCGTTCTGGGAACCCTGCTCTACGCCGTCACACGGGTCAACATCTTCCGTCTCATCGGCTACCTGGCCCGCGAGTACCTGCTGATCGTGGGGACGTCCTCGAGCGAGTCCGCGCTGCCGCGGCTCATCGCCAAGCTCGAGCACCTCGGCGTCTCGAAGCCCGTCGTGGGGATCACGGTGCCCACGGGGTACTCGTTCAACCTCGACGGCACGGCGATCTACCTCACGATGGCGTCGCTGTTCATCGCGAGCGGGATGGGGCAGCCGATGTCGATCCCGGAGCAGATCGGGCTGCTCGTGTTCATGATCATCGCGTCCAAGGGCGCGGCGGGCGTGACCGGCGCGGGGCTCGCGACCCTCGCGGCGGGCCTCCAGACCGCCCGCCCCGACCTCGTGGGCGGCGTGGGCGTCATCGTCGGCATCGACCGTTTCATGTCGGAGGGGCGTGCGGTCACGAACTTCACCGGCAACGCGGTCGCGACCGTGCTGATCGGCACGTGGACCCGCCAGTTCGATCGGGAACGGGCGCGCGAGGTGCTGGCCGGCCGGCTGCCGTTCGACGAGAGCTCGCTCGACGGCGTCGATGACCATCACGGCGAGTCCCCGCGACCGGTGACGGGAGCGGGCGAGGCGGCACCCGCGGCACGGAACGCCGCCTAG
- a CDS encoding ATP-binding protein: MRGSRRRTSAATRLFAGIAVAVVVIAAALAVALVVDAQQGERSEAERVTAAVSRTIADDPFVARTIGEPDASAVLQPYAAAVMTDADIDFVTIMTPDGRRLTHRDPAQIGATYLGTIPAHDEALTEQYTGTLGPSVRTIVPVHEDGRLVGWVSTGVTLGSITAGILPRLPFAALVVLALVAAGLVGAAIARRQARRVTGDLAAAEVRDTLSSAESMRTLGEALRAQTHEHGNRVHTAVALIELGRANEAVTLLTDTSRSSQELVDQLTARAQGDPTVGALLLGKTSQAAEVGVALHVDMSPSAPRSVLTPTDSVTVVGNLIDNAIDAAAAGPQPRRVDVRFAAAAQGGLELSVTDSGAGVPEHLRERIFERGFSTKPAPAEGRGVGLGLVADIVAAAGGSIRLRPGLPTRFTVTLPARGLE, from the coding sequence GTGCGAGGTTCCAGACGTCGGACGAGCGCGGCGACCCGGCTCTTCGCCGGCATCGCCGTCGCCGTCGTGGTGATCGCCGCCGCGCTCGCGGTCGCCCTCGTCGTCGACGCGCAGCAGGGCGAGCGCTCCGAGGCGGAGCGGGTGACCGCGGCGGTGAGCCGCACGATCGCGGACGACCCGTTCGTGGCCCGCACGATCGGCGAGCCCGACGCATCCGCCGTCCTCCAGCCGTACGCGGCGGCGGTGATGACGGATGCCGACATCGACTTCGTGACGATCATGACCCCGGACGGTCGTCGCCTCACCCACCGCGACCCCGCGCAGATCGGCGCGACCTACCTCGGCACGATCCCCGCGCACGACGAGGCGCTGACGGAGCAGTACACGGGCACGCTCGGCCCCTCCGTGCGCACGATCGTGCCCGTGCACGAGGACGGGCGCCTGGTCGGGTGGGTCTCGACCGGCGTGACGCTCGGCAGCATCACGGCGGGGATCCTCCCCCGCCTGCCGTTCGCGGCCCTCGTGGTGCTGGCGCTCGTCGCGGCCGGCCTGGTCGGGGCCGCGATCGCCCGCCGGCAGGCGCGACGGGTCACGGGCGACCTCGCCGCCGCGGAGGTGCGCGACACGCTCTCCTCCGCCGAGTCGATGCGCACGCTCGGCGAGGCGCTGCGCGCCCAGACCCACGAGCACGGCAACCGCGTGCACACGGCCGTCGCGCTCATCGAGCTCGGGCGGGCGAACGAGGCCGTCACCCTCCTCACGGACACGAGCCGGAGCTCGCAGGAGCTCGTCGACCAGCTGACCGCGCGTGCGCAGGGCGACCCCACGGTCGGCGCCCTGCTGCTGGGCAAGACGTCGCAGGCCGCGGAGGTCGGGGTCGCCCTGCACGTGGACATGTCGCCGTCCGCCCCGCGCTCGGTGCTCACACCCACGGACTCGGTGACGGTCGTGGGGAACCTCATCGACAACGCGATCGACGCCGCCGCCGCGGGTCCGCAGCCGCGCCGGGTCGATGTCCGTTTCGCCGCCGCGGCGCAGGGCGGGCTCGAGCTGAGCGTGACGGACAGCGGAGCGGGCGTGCCCGAGCATCTGCGGGAGCGGATCTTCGAGCGCGGCTTCTCGACCAAGCCGGCCCCCGCGGAGGGGCGCGGCGTCGGGCTCGGCCTCGTGGCCGACATCGTCGCGGCGGCGGGGGGCAGCATCCGGCTCCGGCCCGGGCTCCCCACCCGGTTCACGGTCACGCTCCCCGCGCGGGGGCTCGAATGA
- a CDS encoding TIGR01777 family oxidoreductase, whose translation MPDRRVVLAGASGLIGTALAASLRSDGFTVTRLVRRPVSAPDEARWAPGEEALDPEILRGATAVVGLSGASVGHFPWTPRYKSTLLWSRLSPTRTLASAIRVLGADAPAFVNASAVGYYGSRGRGLREDAPAGSSFLAEVCAAWEREALRAGEHARVAMLRTAPVVHAEGVLKPLLLLTRLGLAGPIGRGTQVWPWISLEDEVRAIRHVIDADIAGPVNLTGPARATANDLGFALAVRMNRPFLVRAPAWGMKLVLGADATEALLTCDLEVEPAVLTASGFAFRQPTVEDAVAAALPRP comes from the coding sequence TTGCCTGATCGTCGTGTTGTTCTGGCCGGCGCGTCCGGCCTGATCGGCACCGCTCTGGCGGCCTCGCTGCGCTCCGACGGGTTCACCGTCACCCGCCTCGTCCGGCGGCCGGTGTCCGCGCCGGACGAGGCGCGGTGGGCGCCGGGCGAGGAAGCGCTCGACCCGGAGATCCTCCGCGGCGCGACGGCGGTCGTGGGGCTCTCCGGGGCGAGCGTGGGGCACTTCCCGTGGACTCCCCGCTACAAGAGCACGCTGCTGTGGTCACGCCTGTCGCCCACTCGCACGCTGGCGAGCGCGATCCGGGTGCTCGGCGCCGACGCACCGGCCTTCGTCAACGCCTCCGCGGTCGGCTACTACGGCTCTCGTGGCCGGGGCCTCCGAGAGGACGCGCCGGCGGGGAGCAGCTTCCTGGCGGAGGTCTGTGCCGCCTGGGAGCGCGAGGCCCTGCGCGCGGGCGAGCACGCGCGCGTCGCGATGCTGCGCACCGCACCCGTCGTGCACGCGGAGGGCGTTCTCAAGCCGCTCCTGCTGCTGACCCGCCTCGGGCTCGCCGGCCCGATCGGCCGCGGCACGCAGGTCTGGCCGTGGATCTCGCTCGAGGACGAGGTCCGCGCCATCCGACATGTGATCGACGCGGACATCGCGGGTCCGGTGAACCTGACCGGCCCGGCACGGGCCACGGCCAACGACCTGGGCTTCGCCCTCGCCGTGCGCATGAACCGCCCCTTCCTGGTGCGCGCGCCCGCCTGGGGGATGAAGCTCGTGCTCGGCGCCGACGCGACCGAGGCGCTGCTGACGTGCGACCTCGAGGTCGAACCGGCCGTGCTCACCGCATCCGGATTCGCCTTCCGCCAGCCCACCGTGGAGGATGCGGTGGCCGCCGCGCTCCCGCGTCCCTAG
- a CDS encoding response regulator gives MTATPVRVALVDDDALTLELHRSYVERLDGFAVVAECGGARAALTALADPAIAADLVLLDMSMPDGTGLDVLRHLRAAGSTIDVIAVTSMRDAATVRATASLGVVQYLVKPFTFATFRERMTEYRALHERAAHAVGSATQEEIDRLLSTGRSPAPAPLPKGLSGDTLDLVGTALRARPLTASEAAASTGLSRVVARRYL, from the coding sequence ATGACCGCGACGCCGGTCCGCGTCGCGCTCGTCGACGACGACGCTCTGACCCTCGAGCTGCACCGGTCCTATGTCGAGCGTCTCGACGGGTTCGCCGTCGTCGCCGAGTGCGGCGGCGCGCGGGCGGCCCTCACCGCTCTCGCCGACCCCGCGATCGCCGCCGACCTGGTGCTGCTCGACATGTCGATGCCGGACGGAACGGGTCTGGACGTGCTGCGGCACCTGCGGGCCGCGGGCAGCACGATCGACGTGATCGCGGTCACGAGCATGCGCGACGCGGCCACCGTGCGCGCCACCGCGAGCCTCGGGGTCGTGCAGTACCTCGTGAAGCCGTTCACGTTCGCGACCTTCCGCGAGCGGATGACGGAGTACCGCGCACTGCACGAGCGCGCCGCGCACGCGGTCGGCAGCGCGACGCAGGAGGAGATCGACCGCCTGCTGTCCACGGGCCGCTCCCCCGCCCCTGCCCCGCTCCCCAAAGGCCTCTCGGGCGACACGCTCGACCTCGTCGGCACGGCGCTGCGGGCACGTCCCCTCACGGCGAGCGAGGCGGCGGCGTCCACCGGCCTGTCGCGCGTCGTGGCGCGCCGCTATCTCTAG
- a CDS encoding GDSL-type esterase/lipase family protein, translating into MRVALIAESYLPHMNGVTNSVLHVLRHLAENGHEALVIAPRSAGAEPDVGARTALLTSLPFPSYPQVRVVFARVARIAGILREFGPDVVHLASPFVLGWQGVLAADVLRIPSVAIYQTDVVAYTERYGLPRATSLAAAHVGRLHRRATLTLAPSAASVAQLERLGVDRVRRWGRGVDGDLFHPDRRDEAWRRAVAPGERIVGYVGRLAPEKQVEDLAVLQELPGTRLVIVGDGPSRPALEQAMPRALFLGHLSGAALAGALASFDVFVHPGESETFGQTIQEAHASGVPVVATGRGGPVDLVRSSVDGWLYRPGDLGDLRDRVSDLLGDDAKRAAFAAASRAAVAGRTWRALCAELVDRYREACALRPLDDALLVRGGTRPEPNPPAPAVGLTSYVALGDSLTEGLCDASRMPHGAYRGWADRLAGLLAQTSRGAGPFRYANLAVRSRRVRDLTLTQVPRALELRPQLVSILMGHNDLVGHRADPIALAAELERNVALLRRAGCEVLLLTLFLPRRRASALFARRIAVYNSQLRRIARAHGCRMLDVEALAAIRDPDMWADDRVHLRSRGHRLIAYRAAEVLGVPDAEALGDLDAALHDDEPHPAGWLRRDALPWVWRRLRGRTAGDGLAAKHDGYVELPRPGTAHRTRA; encoded by the coding sequence GTGAGAGTCGCGCTGATCGCCGAGTCCTACCTGCCCCACATGAACGGGGTCACCAACTCCGTCCTGCACGTCCTGCGCCACCTCGCCGAGAACGGGCACGAGGCGCTCGTCATCGCTCCGCGGAGTGCCGGCGCCGAGCCCGATGTCGGCGCGCGGACGGCGCTTCTGACCTCGCTGCCCTTCCCCTCGTATCCGCAGGTGCGGGTCGTGTTCGCGCGGGTCGCGCGCATCGCGGGGATCCTCCGCGAGTTCGGGCCCGACGTCGTCCACCTCGCCTCGCCGTTCGTGCTCGGCTGGCAGGGCGTTCTCGCGGCGGACGTCCTGCGCATCCCCTCCGTCGCGATCTACCAGACGGATGTCGTCGCCTACACCGAGCGCTACGGCCTCCCGCGGGCGACCTCGCTCGCCGCCGCCCACGTCGGCCGGCTGCACCGTCGCGCGACCCTCACGCTCGCGCCCTCCGCCGCCTCGGTCGCGCAGCTCGAGCGGCTCGGCGTGGACCGCGTCCGCCGCTGGGGCCGCGGCGTGGACGGCGACCTGTTCCACCCCGACCGCCGCGACGAGGCCTGGCGTCGCGCGGTCGCCCCCGGGGAGCGCATCGTCGGGTACGTGGGCCGGCTCGCACCGGAGAAGCAGGTGGAGGACCTCGCCGTGCTGCAGGAGCTCCCCGGCACCCGGCTCGTGATCGTCGGGGACGGGCCCTCGCGGCCGGCACTCGAGCAGGCGATGCCGCGTGCGCTGTTCCTCGGCCACCTGTCGGGCGCGGCGCTCGCCGGGGCGCTGGCCTCCTTCGACGTCTTCGTGCACCCGGGCGAGAGCGAGACGTTCGGGCAGACCATCCAGGAGGCGCACGCGAGCGGCGTCCCGGTCGTGGCGACGGGTCGTGGCGGCCCGGTCGACCTCGTGCGCTCCAGCGTGGACGGATGGCTCTACCGCCCGGGCGACCTCGGCGACCTCCGCGATCGGGTGAGCGACCTGCTGGGCGACGACGCCAAGCGCGCGGCGTTCGCGGCGGCCTCCCGCGCGGCCGTCGCGGGGCGCACCTGGCGGGCCCTGTGCGCCGAGCTGGTCGACCGCTACCGCGAGGCGTGCGCGCTGCGTCCGCTGGATGACGCGCTCCTCGTGCGCGGCGGCACGCGGCCGGAGCCGAACCCGCCCGCCCCGGCGGTGGGTCTCACCAGCTACGTCGCCCTCGGCGACTCGCTGACGGAGGGCCTGTGCGACGCCTCACGCATGCCGCACGGCGCGTACCGCGGATGGGCCGACCGGCTCGCGGGGCTGCTCGCGCAGACCTCGCGCGGGGCCGGGCCGTTCCGCTACGCCAACCTCGCGGTCCGCTCGCGGCGCGTCCGCGACCTCACGCTCACCCAGGTGCCGCGGGCGCTGGAGCTGCGTCCGCAGCTCGTGTCGATCCTCATGGGCCACAACGACCTCGTCGGACACCGCGCGGACCCGATCGCGCTGGCCGCCGAGCTGGAGCGCAACGTCGCACTGCTGCGGCGGGCCGGCTGCGAGGTCCTGCTGCTCACGCTGTTCCTCCCGCGCCGCCGGGCCTCCGCGCTCTTCGCGCGCCGCATCGCGGTGTACAACTCGCAGCTGCGCCGCATCGCACGCGCCCACGGATGCCGCATGCTCGACGTGGAGGCGCTCGCCGCCATCCGCGATCCCGACATGTGGGCCGACGACAGGGTGCATCTGCGCTCGCGCGGGCACCGCCTGATCGCCTACCGGGCGGCCGAGGTCCTCGGAGTGCCGGACGCCGAGGCGCTGGGAGACCTGGACGCGGCGCTGCACGACGACGAGCCCCACCCGGCCGGCTGGCTGCGGCGTGACGCGCTGCCGTGGGTGTGGCGACGGCTGCGGGGACGCACGGCGGGCGACGGGCTCGCGGCGAAGCACGACGGCTACGTCGAGCTGCCCCGTCCCGGCACGGCGCACCGGACCCGCGCGTAG
- the dapB gene encoding 4-hydroxy-tetrahydrodipicolinate reductase — protein MTTRVAIVGGTGKLGGIIRAVVEAEDDYEVHAVLGSRDELSAIDGADLVVDASIPAVSIDVVRAAVERGLPVLVGTSGWSAERIALVRPLVDATGTGAVFIPNFSLGSVLGTALAAAAAPYFASIEIVEAHRETKVDSPSGTAVRTAELIAAARAEVGPVESPHVDQRARGQQVAAVPVHSLRRPGVIARQDVILSGPGESLTITHDTVEPSLAYAPGIRLALAGAREARGVVVGLDAFLDIGIGAAGTGSETAPVRDDAVPGQVARATGA, from the coding sequence ATGACAACGCGCGTGGCCATCGTGGGCGGCACCGGCAAGCTCGGCGGCATCATCCGTGCCGTGGTCGAGGCCGAGGACGACTACGAGGTGCACGCCGTCCTCGGCTCCCGTGACGAGCTGAGCGCGATCGACGGCGCCGACCTCGTCGTCGACGCCTCGATCCCCGCGGTGTCGATCGACGTCGTGCGTGCAGCCGTGGAGCGCGGGCTCCCCGTCCTCGTCGGCACGAGCGGCTGGTCGGCCGAGCGCATCGCCCTCGTGCGTCCGCTGGTGGATGCCACCGGCACGGGCGCCGTGTTCATCCCCAACTTCTCGCTCGGCTCGGTGCTCGGCACGGCGCTCGCGGCGGCCGCCGCGCCCTACTTCGCCTCGATCGAGATCGTCGAAGCCCATCGCGAGACCAAGGTGGACTCGCCCAGCGGCACGGCGGTGCGCACCGCCGAGCTCATCGCCGCGGCCCGCGCCGAGGTCGGCCCCGTCGAGTCCCCGCACGTCGATCAGCGTGCACGGGGGCAGCAGGTCGCCGCCGTGCCCGTGCACTCGCTGCGCCGACCGGGGGTCATCGCCCGACAGGACGTCATCCTCTCGGGCCCGGGGGAGTCGCTGACGATCACCCACGACACCGTCGAGCCGTCGCTCGCCTATGCGCCCGGCATCCGCCTCGCCCTCGCCGGTGCGCGCGAGGCACGCGGCGTGGTCGTCGGTCTCGACGCGTTCCTCGACATCGGGATCGGCGCTGCGGGCACCGGGAGCGAGACCGCGCCGGTCCGCGACGACGCCGTGCCCGGCCAGGTCGCCCGCGCCACCGGGGCATGA
- a CDS encoding DedA family protein, translated as MSDEIAAALATGPWALIGVAVLVFADSFLVIVPGEVAVTAAGALAVSTGAPALPAVIVVAGTAAFCGDALCYLVGRRVGIRRWRWMRHPRVAAAFAWAGARLDARIASTVFVARFIPFARLAVNLTAGATRVSAPRFLGVAAGAALAWSAYQAVIGAVVAAVLPGGPVVAIVVSVAVALLIGLGLDRVLARRARRRA; from the coding sequence GTGTCCGATGAGATCGCCGCCGCGCTCGCCACGGGGCCGTGGGCACTGATCGGCGTCGCGGTCCTGGTGTTCGCCGACTCGTTCCTGGTCATCGTGCCCGGCGAGGTCGCGGTCACCGCCGCCGGCGCGCTCGCGGTCTCGACCGGCGCGCCGGCGCTGCCGGCCGTCATCGTGGTCGCGGGCACCGCCGCCTTCTGCGGCGATGCGCTGTGCTACCTGGTCGGCCGCCGCGTCGGGATCCGCAGATGGCGGTGGATGCGGCATCCCCGTGTCGCCGCCGCGTTCGCGTGGGCCGGTGCCCGCCTGGACGCCCGCATCGCCTCGACCGTGTTCGTGGCGAGGTTCATCCCGTTCGCACGGCTCGCCGTGAACCTGACGGCCGGAGCCACGAGGGTCTCGGCACCCCGCTTCCTCGGCGTCGCCGCGGGCGCCGCCCTCGCGTGGAGCGCGTACCAGGCCGTCATCGGCGCCGTCGTCGCCGCCGTGCTGCCGGGCGGACCCGTCGTCGCGATCGTGGTGTCCGTCGCGGTCGCTCTGCTCATCGGGCTCGGTCTCGACCGGGTGCTCGCGCGACGAGCGCGGCGCCGCGCCTGA
- a CDS encoding aldo/keto reductase: protein MKIFGIGPAAPAAVHPSAPIPVQGPGVGTGVRVALGEGGPSIFPLVLGGADFGWNVDVESAHGILDAYVELGGNALHTADSFAGGRSEHVIGSWVHTRGLRDDVVLAVRVGHHPDHPGLGPVNLVRAVEASLTRLRTDRIDVLYLDATADLPSLEHALATAAWLVETGKVRHLGAFGFRAEQLVEARILAAAGYPHFTILDVPYNVLRRSDFDGDLRLVAGAQGMVVTPSHALEHGFLAGAVRRRGPVRSVRGAQLAAGLTKRGSRTLRAMDTVGDELGVPTAAVAVAWLLSQRIVAAPIVNAYAPEHVAELAQGVGVRLTRSQLAEIARASE from the coding sequence ATGAAGATCTTCGGGATCGGGCCTGCGGCGCCCGCGGCCGTCCATCCCTCGGCTCCCATCCCCGTGCAGGGCCCCGGCGTCGGCACGGGCGTCCGGGTCGCGCTCGGAGAGGGCGGGCCCTCGATCTTCCCACTCGTCCTGGGCGGGGCGGACTTCGGCTGGAACGTCGACGTCGAGTCGGCCCACGGCATCCTCGACGCCTACGTCGAGCTCGGCGGCAACGCGCTGCACACGGCCGACAGCTTCGCCGGCGGGCGCAGCGAGCACGTCATCGGCAGCTGGGTGCACACCCGCGGTCTGCGCGACGACGTCGTGCTGGCGGTGCGCGTGGGGCACCACCCCGATCACCCCGGGCTCGGTCCCGTGAACCTCGTGCGCGCCGTCGAGGCGTCGCTGACGAGGCTGCGCACCGATCGCATCGACGTGCTCTACCTCGACGCGACCGCCGATCTGCCCTCGCTCGAGCACGCGCTGGCGACGGCCGCCTGGCTCGTGGAGACCGGCAAGGTGCGCCACCTCGGCGCGTTCGGCTTCCGCGCCGAACAGCTGGTCGAGGCCCGCATCCTCGCGGCCGCCGGCTACCCGCACTTCACGATCCTGGACGTCCCCTACAACGTGTTGCGGCGCAGCGACTTCGACGGCGACCTCCGGCTCGTCGCGGGTGCGCAGGGCATGGTCGTCACTCCCTCGCACGCGCTCGAGCACGGGTTCCTCGCCGGAGCGGTGCGCCGGCGAGGCCCCGTCCGCTCCGTCCGCGGAGCGCAGCTGGCGGCCGGTCTCACCAAGCGCGGAAGCCGTACGCTGCGCGCGATGGACACGGTGGGCGACGAGCTCGGCGTGCCCACCGCCGCGGTCGCGGTGGCCTGGCTGCTCTCGCAGCGGATCGTGGCGGCGCCCATCGTCAACGCCTACGCCCCCGAGCACGTCGCCGAGCTCGCGCAGGGCGTCGGCGTGCGGCTCACCCGCTCGCAGCTGGCCGAGATCGCCCGCGCGTCGGAGTAG
- a CDS encoding FMN reductase yields the protein MSARRIAVVAAGLSNPSSTRMLADRLLAATARELGERDIQVAADTFELRDYAHDITNNLLTGFAPTPLESMINTVVSADALIAVTPIFSTSYSGLFKSFIDVLDPDALRGKPVLIGANAGTPRHSLAIDYAIRPLFAYLHADAMSTGVFAASSDWGGTGDEVAPLSARIDKGARELAEAIARRDPATSSDPFDPANYLGEGRSFGHLLGGLAGE from the coding sequence GTGAGCGCGCGTCGGATCGCCGTCGTCGCGGCGGGGCTGTCCAACCCGTCGTCGACGCGGATGCTGGCCGACCGGCTGCTGGCCGCGACCGCGCGCGAGCTGGGCGAGCGCGACATCCAGGTCGCCGCCGACACGTTCGAGCTGCGCGACTACGCGCACGACATCACGAACAACCTGCTCACCGGCTTCGCGCCCACCCCGCTCGAGTCGATGATCAACACGGTCGTGTCGGCGGATGCGCTGATCGCCGTCACGCCGATCTTCTCGACGAGCTACTCGGGGCTGTTCAAGTCGTTCATCGACGTGCTCGACCCCGACGCACTGCGCGGCAAGCCCGTCCTGATCGGGGCGAACGCGGGAACGCCGCGCCACTCGCTCGCGATCGACTACGCCATCCGTCCGCTGTTCGCCTACCTCCACGCCGACGCGATGTCGACGGGCGTGTTCGCGGCCTCCTCGGACTGGGGCGGCACGGGCGACGAGGTGGCGCCGCTGTCGGCCCGTATCGACAAGGGGGCGCGCGAGCTCGCCGAGGCGATCGCCCGTCGCGACCCCGCCACGTCCTCCGACCCCTTCGACCCGGCGAACTACCTCGGTGAGGGGCGCTCGTTCGGGCACCTGCTCGGCGGCCTCGCGGGGGAGTAG